From Pelosinus fermentans DSM 17108, the proteins below share one genomic window:
- a CDS encoding arsenate reductase family protein, translating into MSKECLFIWYPKCTTCQKAKKWLDDNGISYEMRNIKEQNPTASELRQWWEKSNLPLRKFFNTSGLLYKSLGLKDKLSGMSEEEQFSLQATDGMLVKRPLVVTQDNVLVGFKEAEWERLTVPC; encoded by the coding sequence ATGAGTAAAGAATGTCTTTTTATATGGTATCCTAAATGCACTACTTGTCAAAAAGCGAAGAAATGGCTTGATGATAATGGCATTTCATATGAAATGCGAAATATTAAGGAGCAGAATCCAACCGCATCGGAGCTGCGTCAATGGTGGGAAAAAAGCAACCTTCCCTTACGTAAATTCTTTAATACCAGCGGACTCCTATACAAATCCTTGGGACTAAAGGATAAACTGTCAGGTATGTCTGAGGAGGAACAGTTTTCCCTGCAGGCAACTGACGGAATGCTTGTCAAACGGCCTTTGGTAGTAACCCAGGATAACGTTCTGGTCGGGTTTAAGGAAGCGGAGTGGGAAAGACTCACTGTGCCGTGCTAA
- a CDS encoding MarR family winged helix-turn-helix transcriptional regulator translates to MQFLDHNAALGELDVLRRLPKVQLGPLNVSAISVATNIYRAGQCLKLKMEREKLSKYDLSWTAFSILYDLWICNSLETRQLAASSGITAATVSNVIKTLESKELCKRDVDKKDRRLVNVTITEKGISVMQDLYPDFHQGEMEIVKELSLEEQETLARLLRKVIKGMQLSTK, encoded by the coding sequence ATGCAATTTTTAGATCATAATGCTGCCTTGGGAGAATTGGATGTGCTGCGGCGTTTACCTAAAGTTCAATTAGGACCTCTAAATGTGAGTGCTATTTCAGTGGCAACGAACATCTATCGGGCGGGACAGTGTTTAAAGCTCAAAATGGAGCGAGAGAAGCTTTCAAAGTATGATCTGTCTTGGACAGCCTTTTCAATATTGTATGATCTTTGGATATGCAATTCACTGGAAACAAGGCAGCTAGCTGCATCTTCTGGAATAACAGCAGCTACTGTAAGCAATGTAATAAAAACATTAGAAAGTAAAGAGCTATGCAAAAGAGATGTAGATAAAAAAGACCGCAGATTAGTCAATGTCACAATTACTGAAAAAGGTATAAGTGTCATGCAGGATTTGTATCCTGATTTTCATCAGGGCGAAATGGAAATCGTGAAAGAATTAAGTCTCGAAGAACAAGAGACGCTTGCCAGGTTGTTGCGAAAAGTAATAAAAGGTATGCAGCTATCAACTAAATAG
- the tyrS gene encoding tyrosine--tRNA ligase, translating into MKNQLEQLTREQLAEVDRQFSIYSSGAAEIIPEEELKHKIAKSVLLDKPLKIKLGLDPSAPDVHLGHTVVLNKLRQFQDNGHVIQLIIGDFTGKIGDPTGKSTARKQLTDEEVQHNAQTYFQQFGKVLKMEKIELHYNSKWHSKLHFEDVINLAGKITVARLIERDDFEERLALKKPISLHEFFYPLMQGYDSVVLENDIELGGTDQHFNILMGRHFQEKFGKEKQVAILMPLLEGLDGVEKMSKSKNNYIGIDEPPNDMYGKAMSIPDELMPKYFELATDFSLDEIQKIQHEVKNNILHPRDAKMLLGRTIVRIYHGQEAAEEAELRFKSVFQKGELPTDIPAVHWQGSRSIAVIDLLVTLDLQSSKSEARRMIQNGGIKINGEKIMDIHAVITITNDLIIQVGKRIYRQLKCN; encoded by the coding sequence ATGAAAAATCAATTGGAACAATTAACGAGAGAGCAGCTTGCAGAAGTAGATAGACAGTTTTCCATCTATTCTTCTGGGGCAGCAGAGATCATTCCAGAAGAAGAACTCAAGCATAAAATTGCAAAATCAGTATTATTAGATAAGCCTTTAAAAATAAAACTGGGATTAGACCCTTCCGCACCAGATGTTCATTTAGGACATACCGTAGTACTAAATAAGTTGCGGCAGTTTCAAGATAACGGACATGTGATTCAGCTAATCATTGGTGATTTTACTGGAAAGATCGGAGATCCTACAGGTAAATCTACTGCGAGAAAGCAGCTGACGGATGAAGAGGTTCAGCATAATGCCCAAACCTATTTCCAGCAGTTTGGAAAAGTTCTAAAAATGGAAAAGATTGAACTTCACTACAATTCCAAGTGGCATTCTAAGTTGCATTTTGAAGATGTAATTAACCTGGCAGGAAAAATTACAGTGGCACGTTTAATAGAAAGGGATGATTTTGAAGAGCGTTTGGCCCTTAAAAAGCCGATTTCACTTCATGAATTTTTCTATCCTTTAATGCAGGGATATGATTCTGTAGTTCTAGAAAACGACATTGAGTTAGGAGGAACTGACCAGCACTTTAACATCTTAATGGGAAGACATTTTCAGGAGAAATTTGGTAAGGAAAAGCAAGTGGCAATATTGATGCCCCTGTTGGAAGGTCTCGATGGGGTAGAGAAAATGTCTAAGTCGAAGAATAATTATATTGGCATTGATGAGCCCCCAAATGATATGTACGGAAAAGCCATGTCAATCCCCGATGAATTAATGCCTAAATATTTTGAGCTTGCAACGGATTTCTCCCTAGATGAAATACAGAAAATACAGCATGAGGTAAAAAACAATATTCTACATCCACGTGATGCCAAGATGCTTTTAGGAAGGACGATCGTAAGAATATATCACGGTCAAGAGGCGGCAGAGGAAGCTGAACTTCGCTTTAAATCCGTATTTCAAAAGGGAGAACTTCCAACCGATATTCCTGCAGTTCACTGGCAAGGCTCCAGATCAATAGCAGTGATTGATTTACTTGTTACACTTGATTTGCAGAGTTCCAAAAGCGAAGCAAGGAGAATGATTCAAAATGGTGGTATAAAGATTAATGGTGAAAAGATCATGGATATACATGCAGTGATTACCATAACAAATGACTTGATCATTCAAGTTGGCAAGCGTATTTATCGGCAGTTAAAATGCAATTGA